The Daucus carota subsp. sativus chromosome 9, DH1 v3.0, whole genome shotgun sequence genome window below encodes:
- the LOC108202112 gene encoding protein FAR1-RELATED SEQUENCE 5-like, which produces MKYFMPSSVDGSQVPFQNQSFDSLDKAYNFYREYGRLGGFDVRKTTEKRDADGTIILKHFVCSKEGFVDGSHSEGIRQRRTVSRRCGCKAKVVMKIRSQNRYYIFNFVELHNHPLASESGRQFLRSSREMTVSLRNFVFDAAKVNIGCSKAFSLVKEMTGGYSNVGATLRDFRNFNRDLKEFVGERDGQMLIDKFKVLQETSKSFYFAYELDGDGHLTMLFWADPTSRRNFEIYGDAVSFDATFDTNKYNMIFAPFTGVDKHDRCVTFAACLLSKEDVAHYNWAFKHFVKAMGRNPVVFITDQCPAMKVSVPASFCGDNDLVASKHRLCMWHIMQKFPIKLENRLCKETDFMEKMKTYIWSSNLEIDEFESGWKAGQSYVWLDEDNFKVRSENFFFSQFHKQGDTLCEFWIRFESAMHRQRNETERLDHESNSSKPNILSRWFIEDDAAELFTRSIFYKVQEEILASCLDMQIKRMSEEVDGVTHFEIKDVKVKDKLFKATVSKSHAVCSCKQFVMCGIVCRHAFCGLKQIGVTKFPRSLVLNRWMKVAESGTSLESNVVCSDYFKMEQVSLKLTNLWFDFRQILSKAGVEMDKLDYVHKIIKQISSDFEKYDGDSVDFTKKDHMAAMVGEQPVEEVTILAPTVSRIKGNYFKRLVSDREKAMTKANKRVRRCKECSATTHDSRTCPKKKKDGGAVVSNML; this is translated from the exons ATGAAGTATTTTATGCCTAGTTCTGTTGATGGAAGTCAAGTACCGTTTCAAAATCAGTCATTTGATAGCTTAGATAAGGCGTACAACTTTTACAGAGAGTATGGGAGGCTAGGGGGTTTTGATGTACGAAAAACAACGGAGAAGAGAGATGCTGATGGTAccataattttgaaacattttgtGTGTAGTAAGGAAGGTTTTGTTGATGGAAGTCATTCTGAAGGAATTAGGCAAAGACGTACTGTGTCACGGAGGTGTGGATGTAAAGCAAAAGTGGTCATGAAAATTAGGAGCCAGAacagatattatattttcaattttgttgaACTTCACAACCATCCGCTTGCTAGTGAAAGTGGTAGACAGTTTCTGAGGTCTAGTAGAGAGATGACAGTTAGTTTGcgaaattttgtttttgatgcTGCGAAGGTAAATATCGGCTGCAGCAAGGCATTTAGCTTGGTCAAAGAGATGACAGGTGGATATAGTAATGTTGGGGCAACATTACGTGATTTCAGGAATTTTAATAGGGATTTAAAAGAATTTGTCGGTGAAAGGGATGGACAGATGCTGATTGACAAGTTTAAAGTATTACAGGAGACatcaaaatcattttattttgcttATGAACTTGATGGTGACGGGCATTTGACTATGCTTTTCTGGGCTGATCCAACTAGTAGGAGGAACTTTGAAATATACGGCGATGCTGTGTCATTTGATGCCACTTTTGATACTAACAA gtataatatgatttttgcgCCTTTCACTGGTGTTGACAAACATGATAGATGTGTCACATTTGCTGCTTGTTTGTTATCAAAAGAAGATGTTGCTCATTATAATTGGGCCTTTAAACATTTTGTCAAGGCCATGGGACGCAATCCAGTGGTGTTTATAACTGATCAGTGCCCTGCAATGAAGGTATCTGTGCCGGCTTCATTTTGTGGTGATAATGATTTGGTTGCTAGCAAGCATCGCCTATGTATGTGGCATATAATGCAGAAATTCCCTATTAAG CTTGAGAATCGTTTGTGTAAGGAAACAGACTTTATGGAGAAAATGAAAACTTACATATGGTCATCGAATTTGGAAATTGATGAGTTTGAAAGTGGATGGAAAGCG GGACAGTCCTATGTTTGGCTTGATGAGGACAACTTCAAGGTCCGAAGTgaaaattttttcttttcacaGTTTCACAAGCAAGGTGATACTTTATGTGAGTTTTGGATACGTTTTGAGAGTGCAATGCATAGGCAGCGGAATGAAACAGAACGTTTAGACCATGAGTCTAACTCAAGCAAACCAAACATTTTATCAAGATGGTTCATTGAAGATGATGCAGCTGAGCTATTTACACGTTCAATTTTTTacaaagttcaagaagaaatttTGGCATCTTGCTTGGATATGCAAATCAAGAGAATGAGTGAAGAAGTTGATGGGGTAACTCATTTTGAAATAAAGGATGTCAAAGTTAAAGATAAACTTTTTAAG GCAACTGTTAGCAAATCACATGCCGTATGTTCATGCAAACAATTTGTTATGTGTGGAATTGTTTGTAGGCATGCTTTCTGTGGCTTAAAGCAGATTGGTGTCACAAAATTTCCAAGGAGTCTCGTGCTTAATCGTTGGATGAAAGTTGCAGAAAGTGGCACTTCATTGGAATCTAATGTTGTGTGTTCGgattattttaaaatggagcAAGTGTCGTTGAAGTTGACAAACTTATGGTTTGATTTTCGTCAGATTCTTAGCAAAGCTGGAGTTGAAATGGATAAGCTTGACTATGTTCACAAAATCATTAAGCAGATAAGTAGTGATTTTGAAAAGTATGATGGAGATTCTGTTGATTTTACTAAAAAGGATCATATGGCAGCTATGGTAGGTGAACAGCCGGTTGAAGAGGTTACCATTCTTGCACCAACTGTTTCCAGGATCAAGGGAAATTATTTCAAGCGTCTTGTGAGTGATAGAGAGAAAGCAATGACAAAAGCAAATAAAAGAGTTCGAAGATGTAAAGAATGTTCGGCAACCACTCATGATTCGAGAACTTGTCCGAAGAAAAAGAAGGATGGAGGAGCTGTAGTTTCGAATATGTTgtga